The sequence CGAGCAGAGGGAGGGCGAAGACGGGGACGAAGAGGAGGAAGAAGCCGATGTGGACGGCCCGGCGGGCGGCCTTGCTATGCACCAGCACGACGCGGGTCACCTCCTGAACGGGCTGCCGTACGCAGGCCCTTGCGCCTGCCACGCCGTGCGCCCGCCGCGCGGGAGGCCACGGTCCGGTAGAGGGCGTAGAGGGCGACGGACAGAGCGATATTGATGACGGCGACGACGCAGGCGCCGGTGTAGTCGCCGTCGAGGATGGCCTTGGTGTAGACGAGCATCGGCAGGGTGACGACGTCCTTGGCGCCGGTGAACAGGACGATCCCGAACTCGTTGAGGCACAGGACCAGGACCAGGGCGCCGCCGGCGGCCAGGGAGGGCAGCGCCTCGGGCAGGATCACCGTCCGGACGATCCGCCAGGGCCGGGCGCCCAGGGATGCGGCGGCCTCCAGCTGTCCCGTCTCCACCTGGGAGAAGGCGGCCAGCAGGGGGCGCATCACGAACGGGGTGAAGTAGGTGACCTCGGCGAGCAGGACGCCCCACGGGGTGTGCAGAAAGTTCAGCGGGCCGGTGGCCGCTCCCGTGACGTCCGTCCACAGGCCGTTGGCCACGCCGACGGTGCCGTAGAGAAACAGCAGCGCAAGGGTGATCAGGAAGGAGGGGAAGGCGAGGAAGAGATCGATGAAACGGCTGAGGGCTTTGCCGCCGGGGAACGGCACAAAGGCGATCACCAGGGCGAGCGCCAGGCCGAGGAGCAGGGCGCCGAGGGTCGCGCCGAGGGCTATCAGGACGGTGTTGCCGAGGGCTTCACGGAAGGAGGTCTCGGCGAGGACGGTGGTGTAGGGGGTGAGGGAGTGGCCGCCGTCGTCGGGGGTGAGGGACTGCCACGCCACCAGGGCGAGAGGGTAGAGGAAGACGAGGGCCAGGGCGGCGACGGGCGGGAGGACCCAGAGGACGGCCCGGGGTGCTCCCGGAGCCTGGACCCGGGCCGTCTCCCGGACCGCGGGCGTCCTAACGGCGACCATCTCGGCCCCCGCCCCTGGCACCACCGGCGGCCACCGCGTCGCGGACCGTGCAACGCCCCTCCAGTCCGGCCCCAGCGGCACCGATCCCGTCCACACCATCCGCGTCCGGGCCGATGCCCGCCGCACCGTCCGCGTCCCCGCCGATGCCCGCCGGGATCAGGACGCCGTCCTCCGGAGCGAAGTGCAGTGCGACCTCGTCGCCGAGGGCCGGGGTGTGGCGCAATTCGCGCAGATCGGCCAGGACGCGGTGGCCGTCGACATCCGCCTGGAGGCGGTGGGTTGCGCCGCGCCACTGCACCTCGGTGATCGTGCCGCGGAGGGTGTTGCCGTCCTTGGCCGGGCTCTCGCCGAGACCGACGAGATGGGGGCGTATGCACAAGGTGGCGGCGGCGCCCTCGGCCACGCCGTCCACCGGGACGGTCAGGGTGCGGCCGGCGAAGCGTACGCCGTCGCCGGCCACCGTGACCGGCAGCAGATTCGCGGTGCCGACGAAGGAGGCGGTGAATGCGGTGCGCGGGCGGCGGTAGAGCTGCTGCGGGGTGCCGCAGTCGCGCAGCCTGGCCTGGTCCATCACGGCGATCCGGTCGGCCAGCGTCAGCGCCTCCACCTGGTCGTGGGTGACGTAGAGGATGGTGACATCGGGCAACTCCCGGTGCAGACGGGCGAGTTCGGCGAGCATGCCGGAGCGGAGCCGGGCGTCGAGGGCGGAGAGCGGCTCGTCGAGCAGCAGTACGCCCGGCCGGATGGCCAGCGCGCGGGCGATGGCGACGCGCTGCTGCTGGCCGCCGGACAGCTCCCGGGGGTGCCGGTCGGCGTAGGCGGCCATCCCGGTCATGCCCAGGGCCTCGGCGACCCGTCCGGGGATCTCGGCGCGCGGTACCTTCTGCGCCCTGAGCCCGAAGGCGACGTTCTCGGCGACCTTCATATGCGGGAACAGCGCGTACTGCTGGACGACCATGCCGATGCCGCGCTTGTGCGGCGGCAGCCCGGTGACGTCCCGGCCGCCGAGCAGCACCCGCCCGGAGACCGGCCGGACGAAGCCGGCGACGGTCCGCAGTGCGGTGGTCTTGCCGGAGCCGGACGGGCCGAGCAGGGCCATCACCTCGCCCGGCTCCACGGTCAGGGAGAAGGAGTCCAGGGCGATGTGCTCACCGCGCCGCCCGTAGGCGACGGACACCTCCTCGAAGCGGATCCCGGCCTCCGGGGCGGCGGGCACCTCAGATCACCCCTACGAGGGCGGGGAGTTCGGCGACGGAGGCGAGGACATGGGTGGCGCCGGCCGCGGTCAGCCGCTCGGCGTCATGCGCCCCGGTGAGCACCCCCGCCACGATCCCGGCGCCCGCGCGGCGCCCGGTGAGCATGTCGTAGGAGGTGTCGCCGGCCACCGCGATCTGCCGTACGTCGTCGGCGGCGCCGGTGCGCAGCAGGGCGGCCAGCACCATGTCCGGGTAGGGCCGGCCGCGGCCGCCCGCGTCGGCCGGGCAGAGCGTCAGCGTGACGAGGTCGCGCCAGCCGAGGGCGTCGAGGATGGCGTCCTGGGTGACCCGGGCGAAGCCGGTGGTGAGCACGACGGTGCGGCCGGCGGCCTGGAGCGCCTCGATCGCCTCGCGGGCGCCGGGGAGAGGGGCGATCCTGCCCGCGTCGACCAGTTCGCCGTACGCCTCCTCGAAGGCCGCGTTGGCGCGGTGGGCCGTCGCCTCGTCGCCGAAGAGGTGACGGAAGACGGAGATCTTGGATTCGCCCATGGTGGCGCGGACATGGGCCAGCTTCTCGGCGTGGTCGGTGCTGCCGGGCTCGACGCCGAGGCGCCGGGCGGCGGTTTCGAAGGCCAGCTCGACCAGGCCGTCGTCGGCGACGGTGGTGCCGGCCATGTCCAGGACGACCAGCCGGATGTCGTGCGCCGGGGTGCCGTGGGGGCCGCCAGGGCTTTCGGGGACGTCGGGGCTTTGGGGGCTGTCGGGGGTCAACGGGCTCACCATCCCAGTTCGTTCGCGGTGGTTTCGGCGATGGCCGGGGAGCAGGTCATACCGCGCCCGCCGGGCCCGGTGACCAGCCAGACCCCGTCGCGGACCTGCTGGCGGTGGACCACCCGGGCGGTGTCGGTGCACTGGGCGTACACCCCGGCCCAGCGGCGGCGGATACGGGGCAGCGGGCGCCCCAGGATCGACTCGACGACGCCGGTCAGATGCTCGTACGGCTCCTCGACGGTGTCGAAGGCGAACGGCGCGGCGTACTCGTGGGTGTCGCCGATGGTCAGCCCGCCGTCGGCGCGCTGCACCATCAGCAGCTGCATCTTGTGTGCGGACGCGGTGGGCGCCTGCTCCTGGCCCGCGTTGAGTGCGTCGAGGGCGTCGCTGCGGTAGGCCGGGTAGTAGCGGAAGCTGTCCGCGTCGGCGACGGAGGTGGTCAGCGGTTCGCCCAGCGGGTCGGTCTGCATCATCTGGAGGCGTACGCGGCGCACCGGCAGGTCCGGGATCAGCTCGCGGACCAGACCACCGAGCCAGGCCCCCGTGCACAGGACGACCGCATCGCCGTGGTGGGTGTCCCCGTGGTCGTCGCGTACGGCGCGTTCGCCGACGACCTCGCGGACCTCCCGGCCCCCGAGGTAGGTGTACCGACCCGACTCCAACAGCTTGGATTTCAGGGCGCGTTGGGCTGTGCGCGGTTCCACGGCGGCATCCCGCTCGCACCACAGCGCGCCGGCGAACTCCCCGCGCAGCGCGGGGTTGAGCGCCCGCGCCCGGTCGGCGGACAGCAGCTCGTAGCCGCGGGCGGCGGCGTCCGGGCGGCGGGTGGCGGCCTCGGCGACGGCCTTCTCGGCCGCGTTCTTGACGACGGTCAGCGAGCCGATGGCACGGAAGCCGAGCTCGGGAACCCGGGCGCCGATGCCCTCCCACAGGTCGCGGGCGCGCAGCGCGGTCGCCAACTCCTCGCCGCCGGCCCGGCCGCTGACCCAGATCTGCCCGAAGTTCCGCACCGAGGCGCCGCGGGCCTCGGCCTCGCGTTCGAGGTGCAGGACCTCATGACCGCGCTCGATGGCATGCCAGGCGTGCATGGTCCCCAGCACCCCGGCTCCGACAACTATGACTCGCATGCCCCAGACGGTCGTGGCGGTGGGTGGCCCGGAGCGGTCGGGTCGGCGACGCGATGGTGAACAGGGGTTCAAGGTTGGCCTAGACCCGTTATCTTTTTGTTATCTGGCGAGGGTGGTCGGGTTGAGGGGCTAGGTCAGCGTTTGCGTTCCCGTCGTACGGCTCAGCCCGGCGTCCCCGGGTGCGACGTTCCCCGGTGTGCCGTCCCCAGGTGCGCGGTGAACGAGAACCGGTCGCCGCGGAAGAGGGAGCGCACCCGTTCGAGGGGGCGGCCCTGCGTGTCCCGGGACAGCCGGTGGATGAGCAGCATGGGCAGCGCGCCGGGAGTGCCGATCAGCAGCGCCTCGCGCGGGGTGGCCAGGACGGTCTCCAGGCGCTCGTCGGCGTCGCCGAAGCCGATGCCGAGCCGGTCGTGGAGGTAGGCGTAGAAGGAGGAGTCCGGGGTGAAGTCGGTGTCCAGATCGGGGACGCGGGCGACCGCGACATAGGTGCTCTCCAGGCCGACCCGTTCGTCGTCGGCGAGCAGCACCCGCTCCATGTGCCAGACGGCGTCGCCGACCTGGAGCCCGAGATCGGCGGCGAGCGGCGCCGGGCAGGCGAAGCGGTCGAGGCCGATGAGGTGGCGGCCGGGGGTGCGGCCCTGGCGACGGACGCCCTCGGTGTAACTGGCGAGCGAGAGGGGCTGCTCCATCTTGGGGCCCGCGACGACCGTGCCGCGCCCCAGGCGGCGCAGCCGTCCCTCCAGGACCAGCTCGCGCAGGGCCTGGCGCAGCGTCTCGCGGGACACCTCGAAGCGCAGCGCCAGATCGCGTTCCGCGGGCAGCGGTTCGCCCTCCCCCAACTCCTTGAGCAGCGCCGCGATTTCGACCTTGGCCGCGTAGTACTTGGGGATGCGCCCGTGCTCGGGGATGCCGGACCGGATGGGTGCGCCAGGTTCCTGGCCGTACTCGTATTCCACCTCGTGATCCTCGCATTGCGTGCGGGCGAGGGGCGCGCTGACGGCGGTTCAGCGGCGCAGGCGGCGGGCGCCCCGCTACCCGACGGCCTCCCGGCTCGCCGCAAGGGCCGGATGCCGCGGCCCGAACAGCGGTGCCAGCACCAGCTGCGCCGCGCCGTCCGCGACCGCCCGCGCGCCCCCCGGGGCGAGCATCACAGGGACCGCGGACCCACCCCGTATCCGGGCATGGTCGGCGAGCACCCGGGCGACGCCGTCCGCGAACCCCTCCGGATGGTCCAGTACGGTGCGGCCGCCGAGCAGCACCCGGTCGATGTCCAGCAGCTCCACGAGGTTGGCCGCGCCCACCCCCAGCAACCGCGCCGCCTCCGCCAGATCGCCGCGCACCACCGCCGTCAGGCACAGCGCCTCGATACAGCCCCGCTTGCCGCAGCCGCACTCGGGGCCGTCCAACTGCACCACCTGGTGGCCGAATTCACCGGCTCCGGTACGCCGCCCCCGGTAGAGCCCGCCGCCCAGCACCAGCCCCGCGCCCAGGCCCGTGCCCAGGTGCAGATATGCGAAGGATCCGCTGCCCGGAGGGAGGCCGCGGCCGTCGTCCGCCCCGCCTGCCTCTTCCGTCCCGGTGTGTTCGTCCGCCCCGACTCCCTCCCCTGTGCCGCGTACCCGTATGCCCTGTGCCAGGCCGAGGGCCGCCGCGTTGGTGTCCTTGTCGAGGACGACGGGCAGGCCGAGGCGGTCGGCGAGCGCGTCCCGTAGGGGGAAGCCGTCCCACTGGGGCGCGCCGGTGACCCGGTGCAGCACCCCGGCGGTGTGGTCCAGGGGGCCGGGGCAGGCGACCCCCACCCCCAGGACGGGCGGCCCGCCGGCTCCGTCCCGTAGCGCGGCGACCTCTCGTTCGACGGTGGTCAGCACCCGGTCGGCACCGTCCTCGAAGGCCAGCGGGGCGCGGCGCACCGCGACCGGGTCGCCGGCGAGGTCGGCGAGGACGGCGGTGAGCTCATCGCGCTCCAGATGGAGCCCTATGGCATGCCGGGCACCGGGGACCAGCCGCAGGACGGTGGGAGGCTTGCCGCCGGTCGAAGCGCGCCGGCCCGCCTCGTCGGCGAGCCCGTCGGCCCGCAGCCGTGCGGTGATCTTGCTGACGGCCTGGGGGGTCAGACCCGTGGCCGCGGCCAGCTCCAGCCGGCTCACGCCCCGCTCCCCCGCCGCCCGCAGCAGCCCCAGCACCAGTGCGGCGTTGTGCCCGCGCAGCGCGGGGAGGTTGGCGCCGGGGCTGCCGGACGCGTCATAGGACGCCCCGGACAGCTCGGAATCGCCGGACGTCCCGCGCGCCCCGGCGGCCACATCGTTCCTCGTCACCCTGCTCGTCGCCCCACTCGTCACCCCTCCATTGTCCCCAGCGCTTGCACTTTCGCAACAGCGTTGTTTAAGTGGATCCATGAGTGGAGTCCTCAGTCACCCCCCGCTCCGTGTCGGCCTCATCGGCTACGGCCTGGCCGGCTCGGTCTTCCACGCGCCGCTGATCGCCGCCACCGACGGGCTGGTCCTCGACACCGTCTCGACCAGCAGCCCCGAGCGCCAGGCGCAGGCCCGCGCCGAGCATCCGCAGGTCCGTACGGTCGACACCGCCGAGGCCCTCCTCGACCGCGCCGACGACCTCGATCTGATCGTCGTGGCAAGCCCGAACAAAACACATGTCCCGCTGGCCACCGCCGCCCTGAAGGCCGGGCTCCCGGTGGTCGTCGACAAACCGCTGGCCGCGACCGCCGCCGAGGCCGAGGAGCTCGCCGCGCTCGCCGCCGACCGCGGCCTGCTGCTCTCCGTCTTCCAGAACCGCCGCTGGGACAACGACTTCCTTACGGTCCGCAAGCTCATCGAAGAGGGCACCCTCGGCGAGATCCAGCGCTTCGAGTCCCGGTTCGAGCGCTGGCGGCCGCAGCCCAAGGGCGGCTGGCGCGAGTCCGGTGACCCGCTGGAGATCGGCGGACTGCTCTACGACCTCGGCAGCCATCTCGTCGACCAGGCGCTGACCCTCTTCGGCCCGGTCGTCTCCGTATACGCCGAGGCCGATATCCGCCGGCCGGGCGCGGAGGCCGACGACGACACCTTCATCGCCCTCACCCATGCGAACGGCGTCCGTTCCCATCTGTGGATGAGCGCCACCACCGCCATGCTGGGCCCGCGTTTCCGGGTGCTCGGCAGCCGGGCGGGCTACGTCAAACACGGCCTGGACCCGCAGGAGGCGGCGCTGCGCGAGGGCCTCCGGCCGGGCACCGAGGGCGCGGCGTGGGGCGTGGAGCCGGAGTCCCGCTGGGGCCGGCTGGGCACCGGGGCGGCACCGCAGAGCGGCGGCGCCGAGCCCGTACCGACGCTGCCCGGCGACTATCCCGCCTATTACGCCGCGATCGTCCGGGCCCTACGGGAGGGCGGCGACCTGCCGGTCACCGCCCTCGAAGCGGCGGAGACGCTGCGGGTGTTGGCCACGGCGAGGCGCTGCGCTTCGCCTGGGCCCCACGTTGTCGGCTGACCCGCCCGTCCGCTGCGCTTTGCCTGGGCCCCACGTTGTCGGCCGTCCCGCCGTAGGGGTTTGCCTGTCCGCTGCGCTTTGCCTGGGCCGACGGTTTCGGCTTTCCCGCCGTTGCGCCTGCGGCGGGCTGGTGCCGCTGGCGCGGGGCTGTCCGGCAGCGGCACCAGCCCTACACGGCTCCGCCGCTACGGTCCGGCACCTCCCCGTTGGGGGTGGAAAAAGACGGTGGGGGTGGACCACCGCCTTTTCCCCTCCCCCGTCGGGAGGGGCCGCACCGGAGGACGAAGTCCGCAGGGGCGGCACCGCGGCCGACACACAACCCCAGCCCACCGCAGGCGCAACGGCGAGAAGCGCCTACGGCGGGAAAGACAAAAACGTGGGGAGCTAGGCCCGCGCCAAGCGCTGGCATTGGCGCCCCAGCCCGTCGATTTCCAGTTCCACCACGTCGTCGGCCCGCAGATACGGCTTGGGTTCGGGCTGGCCCATGGCTACGCCCGCCGGGGTGCCGGTGTTGATGACGTCGCCGGGGTACAGGGTCATGAACTGGCTGACGTAGCGGACGACTTCCGCCACCGGGAAGATCTGCTCGGCGGTGGTGCCGTCCTGTTTGAGCTCGCCGTTGACCCACAGCCGGATGCCGAGGGACTGCGGATCGGGCACCTCGTCGGCGGTCACCAGCCAGGGGCCCAGTGGGTTGAACGTCTCGCAGTTCTTGCCCTTGTCCCACTGGCCGCCGCGCTCTATCTGGAACGCGCGCTCGGAGACGTCGTGCGCCACCGCGTATCCGGCGACCACCGCCCGCGCCTGCTCGTCGCTCTCCAGATAGCGGGCGGTACGGCCGATGACGACCGCCAGCTCCACCTCCCAGTCGGTCTTCTCGCTGCCCCGGGGGATGAGCACCGTGTCGTCCGGGCCGACGACGGTGTCCGGGGCCTTCATGAAGATGATCGGCTCCTCGGGGGTCGCGGCCCCCGTCTCGCGGGCGTGGTCGTGGTAGTTCAGCCCGATGCACACGACCTTGCCGATACCGGCCACCGGGGCGCCGATGCGCAGCCCGGAGGCGTCGAGTGCGGGCAGCTCGCCGGACGCGGCGGCGGCACGGACCCGCGCCAGCGCCTCGTCGTCCGCGAGCAGCGCCCCGTTGATGTCCGTGACCAGGTCCGACAGGTCCCGCAGGACCCCGGACTCGTCGAGCAGCGCCGGGCGTTCCGCCCCCACCGTTCCGACACGCAGCAGCTTCATCGGTACAACTCCCGTGGTCGAAGGTCGACCCGAAAGGGATCTTCCGGGCCGGCCGATGGGGGACGGCCATCGGGTGATTTGGCCGATCCTCCAAGAAGGCCGTCCAGTCCGCAAGACCCTGTTCAGGGAGTGGACCTTTACTGGGCGGTAGCAACGGGGGCGGAGGTAGTGGTGGGAGTGGCGGTGTGAACGGTGGCGGGCGGCGGCCCGGCTAGTTGGCGGCGCGGGCGGGGTGGTCCGTACCGCCGCCGTGCGCCTTCCGGCTGTTGGCCCGGGCCCGGGCGGCTCGCCGGCGTGCCGCGCGGGTCTTGGGGGCGGTGCGCCGTGCGACGGACGCGCACTCCGGCGTCGCCGGGGAGGACCCGGCCGTCGCCACGGAGGGCCGGGCCGCCCCCGGGGTGGACTCGGCCGCCACCCCCGGCTCCGGCATTCCCGCAGGCTCGCCGCCGCCCCGCCGCGTACGGTCCCGCCGCAGCCACGCCCGCTCGCACGCCGTCCAGGTGGTCGACGTCACCGTGTACAGCCCGGCCGCCAGCGGCACCA is a genomic window of Streptomyces gilvosporeus containing:
- a CDS encoding 2-aminoethylphosphonate ABC transporter permease subunit — translated: MVAVRTPAVRETARVQAPGAPRAVLWVLPPVAALALVFLYPLALVAWQSLTPDDGGHSLTPYTTVLAETSFREALGNTVLIALGATLGALLLGLALALVIAFVPFPGGKALSRFIDLFLAFPSFLITLALLFLYGTVGVANGLWTDVTGAATGPLNFLHTPWGVLLAEVTYFTPFVMRPLLAAFSQVETGQLEAAASLGARPWRIVRTVILPEALPSLAAGGALVLVLCLNEFGIVLFTGAKDVVTLPMLVYTKAILDGDYTGACVVAVINIALSVALYALYRTVASRAAGARRGRRKGLRTAARSGGDPRRAGA
- a CDS encoding ABC transporter ATP-binding protein yields the protein MPAAPEAGIRFEEVSVAYGRRGEHIALDSFSLTVEPGEVMALLGPSGSGKTTALRTVAGFVRPVSGRVLLGGRDVTGLPPHKRGIGMVVQQYALFPHMKVAENVAFGLRAQKVPRAEIPGRVAEALGMTGMAAYADRHPRELSGGQQQRVAIARALAIRPGVLLLDEPLSALDARLRSGMLAELARLHRELPDVTILYVTHDQVEALTLADRIAVMDQARLRDCGTPQQLYRRPRTAFTASFVGTANLLPVTVAGDGVRFAGRTLTVPVDGVAEGAAATLCIRPHLVGLGESPAKDGNTLRGTITEVQWRGATHRLQADVDGHRVLADLRELRHTPALGDEVALHFAPEDGVLIPAGIGGDADGAAGIGPDADGVDGIGAAGAGLEGRCTVRDAVAAGGARGGGRDGRR
- a CDS encoding phosphonatase-like hydrolase — protein: MVSPLTPDSPQSPDVPESPGGPHGTPAHDIRLVVLDMAGTTVADDGLVELAFETAARRLGVEPGSTDHAEKLAHVRATMGESKISVFRHLFGDEATAHRANAAFEEAYGELVDAGRIAPLPGAREAIEALQAAGRTVVLTTGFARVTQDAILDALGWRDLVTLTLCPADAGGRGRPYPDMVLAALLRTGAADDVRQIAVAGDTSYDMLTGRRAGAGIVAGVLTGAHDAERLTAAGATHVLASVAELPALVGVI
- a CDS encoding TIGR03364 family FAD-dependent oxidoreductase is translated as MRVIVVGAGVLGTMHAWHAIERGHEVLHLEREAEARGASVRNFGQIWVSGRAGGEELATALRARDLWEGIGARVPELGFRAIGSLTVVKNAAEKAVAEAATRRPDAAARGYELLSADRARALNPALRGEFAGALWCERDAAVEPRTAQRALKSKLLESGRYTYLGGREVREVVGERAVRDDHGDTHHGDAVVLCTGAWLGGLVRELIPDLPVRRVRLQMMQTDPLGEPLTTSVADADSFRYYPAYRSDALDALNAGQEQAPTASAHKMQLLMVQRADGGLTIGDTHEYAAPFAFDTVEEPYEHLTGVVESILGRPLPRIRRRWAGVYAQCTDTARVVHRQQVRDGVWLVTGPGGRGMTCSPAIAETTANELGW
- a CDS encoding GntR family transcriptional regulator, which produces MEYEYGQEPGAPIRSGIPEHGRIPKYYAAKVEIAALLKELGEGEPLPAERDLALRFEVSRETLRQALRELVLEGRLRRLGRGTVVAGPKMEQPLSLASYTEGVRRQGRTPGRHLIGLDRFACPAPLAADLGLQVGDAVWHMERVLLADDERVGLESTYVAVARVPDLDTDFTPDSSFYAYLHDRLGIGFGDADERLETVLATPREALLIGTPGALPMLLIHRLSRDTQGRPLERVRSLFRGDRFSFTAHLGTAHRGTSHPGTPG
- a CDS encoding ROK family transcriptional regulator yields the protein MTRNDVAAGARGTSGDSELSGASYDASGSPGANLPALRGHNAALVLGLLRAAGERGVSRLELAAATGLTPQAVSKITARLRADGLADEAGRRASTGGKPPTVLRLVPGARHAIGLHLERDELTAVLADLAGDPVAVRRAPLAFEDGADRVLTTVEREVAALRDGAGGPPVLGVGVACPGPLDHTAGVLHRVTGAPQWDGFPLRDALADRLGLPVVLDKDTNAAALGLAQGIRVRGTGEGVGADEHTGTEEAGGADDGRGLPPGSGSFAYLHLGTGLGAGLVLGGGLYRGRRTGAGEFGHQVVQLDGPECGCGKRGCIEALCLTAVVRGDLAEAARLLGVGAANLVELLDIDRVLLGGRTVLDHPEGFADGVARVLADHARIRGGSAVPVMLAPGGARAVADGAAQLVLAPLFGPRHPALAASREAVG
- a CDS encoding Gfo/Idh/MocA family oxidoreductase, whose product is MSGVLSHPPLRVGLIGYGLAGSVFHAPLIAATDGLVLDTVSTSSPERQAQARAEHPQVRTVDTAEALLDRADDLDLIVVASPNKTHVPLATAALKAGLPVVVDKPLAATAAEAEELAALAADRGLLLSVFQNRRWDNDFLTVRKLIEEGTLGEIQRFESRFERWRPQPKGGWRESGDPLEIGGLLYDLGSHLVDQALTLFGPVVSVYAEADIRRPGAEADDDTFIALTHANGVRSHLWMSATTAMLGPRFRVLGSRAGYVKHGLDPQEAALREGLRPGTEGAAWGVEPESRWGRLGTGAAPQSGGAEPVPTLPGDYPAYYAAIVRALREGGDLPVTALEAAETLRVLATARRCASPGPHVVG
- a CDS encoding fumarylacetoacetate hydrolase family protein, with translation MKLLRVGTVGAERPALLDESGVLRDLSDLVTDINGALLADDEALARVRAAAASGELPALDASGLRIGAPVAGIGKVVCIGLNYHDHARETGAATPEEPIIFMKAPDTVVGPDDTVLIPRGSEKTDWEVELAVVIGRTARYLESDEQARAVVAGYAVAHDVSERAFQIERGGQWDKGKNCETFNPLGPWLVTADEVPDPQSLGIRLWVNGELKQDGTTAEQIFPVAEVVRYVSQFMTLYPGDVINTGTPAGVAMGQPEPKPYLRADDVVELEIDGLGRQCQRLARA